The proteins below are encoded in one region of Arenibacter algicola:
- a CDS encoding exonuclease/endonuclease/phosphatase family protein: protein MKIASLNIENIYHRDKGLVRPKLNKCVSDWVSELDSLMNRIQKNANDMDRIRELTFLLGFEKTDHRPFGVLRKRQGELFLKPNGSAHEAKASRLTDWNGWVALQTVAVPYSSTLNKARLIAATDADVLVLQEVEDRASLMDFNRGLLREFVMEPYEQVMHLEDNDGRGQGTAIMAKNGYRLDTLKSHGLELADGQDPIFEVDCQEYAVLTPEGRSVHILSVQFSLDKDTHRKLQAQKVADIYHKMKDSGKELVLVCGTLNDVAYSDCLSPLLRGTDLEDVSRQPGFKVERDLGKGAGYFRLGAYSMGVNIRQKDYMLVSPEMKGKLTSCGIDRKGMWPEGKTRWPTYPGLKNRTHAASSHPLIWGEFKDI, encoded by the coding sequence ATGAAAATAGCCAGCTTAAACATCGAAAATATATATCACCGGGACAAGGGCCTCGTTCGGCCCAAGCTGAACAAATGTGTTTCCGATTGGGTATCGGAGCTCGATAGCCTAATGAACAGAATCCAAAAAAACGCAAATGATATGGATCGGATCAGGGAACTCACATTCTTGTTGGGATTCGAAAAAACGGACCATCGACCTTTCGGAGTCCTGAGAAAAAGGCAGGGGGAACTCTTTCTGAAACCGAACGGATCCGCCCATGAGGCCAAGGCCTCTCGGCTTACCGATTGGAACGGATGGGTGGCCCTGCAGACGGTGGCCGTTCCCTATAGTTCCACGCTCAATAAGGCCAGGCTTATTGCAGCAACGGATGCGGATGTACTCGTCCTTCAGGAGGTGGAGGATAGGGCCTCCCTGATGGATTTTAACCGTGGACTTTTAAGGGAATTTGTTATGGAGCCCTACGAACAGGTGATGCATTTGGAGGATAACGATGGCCGTGGCCAGGGAACGGCAATAATGGCGAAGAACGGTTACCGGTTGGACACACTAAAAAGCCATGGCCTGGAACTGGCCGATGGGCAGGATCCTATTTTTGAAGTGGACTGTCAGGAATATGCCGTTTTGACCCCGGAAGGCCGATCTGTTCATATTCTTTCGGTTCAGTTCTCTTTGGACAAGGATACCCATAGAAAGCTTCAGGCCCAAAAGGTGGCCGATATCTATCATAAAATGAAGGATTCCGGAAAGGAATTGGTCCTGGTATGCGGGACCTTGAACGATGTAGCCTATAGCGATTGCCTGTCCCCATTACTTAGAGGAACCGATCTTGAGGATGTCTCCAGGCAACCTGGATTTAAAGTAGAAAGGGACCTGGGCAAAGGTGCAGGATATTTTAGATTGGGAGCCTATAGTATGGGGGTGAATATCAGGCAAAAGGATTATATGTTGGTTTCCCCGGAAATGAAGGGGAAGCTTACCTCCTGCGGTATTGATCGCAAAGGGATGTGGCCCGAAGGGAAAACGCGATGGCCCACTTATCCGGGCCTAAAGAACAGGACCCATGCGGCAAGTTCGCATCCCTTGATCTGGGGAGAGTTCAAGGATATATGA